In one window of Gossypium arboreum isolate Shixiya-1 chromosome 4, ASM2569848v2, whole genome shotgun sequence DNA:
- the LOC108459967 gene encoding uncharacterized protein LOC108459967, protein MKREGRQHGMVRTYRVLPSPWNPRPEPRFVQQVNSPTTAGLFTKVPVEPTNHSKFTGRCGRPRCLGCHMHPAFKSKDKAKGTHKFRSNDMATNYRLVTWKVVDKRPGLNFSGFSAARMLDHLSSDYEGYDNDDDDDQCHVVNDGLKASSQSQEEVENHEGKTEDDDEKHEGVDVDDMKFVLDRELEEEGWCLVGEI, encoded by the coding sequence ATGAAGAGGGAAGGTCGTCAACATGGTATGGTTAGGACGTACAGGGTCCTCCCGTCTCCATGGAATCCGAGACCTGAACCCCGGTTCGTTCAACAGGTCAATTCACCTACAACAGCCGGGTTGTTCACCAAAGTTCCTGTGGAGCCTACTAACCATTCCAAGTTTACCGGACGATGCGGTAGGCCTCGGTGCCTAGGGTGTCACATGCACCCGGCTTTTAAGTCCAAGGATAAGGCAAAGGGTACTCATAAGTTTAGGTCAAATGATATGGCCACAAACTATAGGTTGGTCACCTGGAAAGTGGTTGATAAAAGGCCTGGTTTGAATTTTTCAGGGTTTTCAGCAGCAAGGATGTTGGACCATTTATCTAGTGACTATGAAGGTtatgataatgatgatgatgatgatcaaTGTCATGTAGTTAATGATGGTTTAAAAGCGAGTTCTCAATCTCAAGAAGAGGTAGAAAATCATGAAGGTAAGACTGAAGATGATGATGAGAAACATGAAGGTgttgatgttgatgatatgaAGTTTGTTTTGGATCGTGAATTGGAAGAAGAAGGCTGGTGTTTGGTTGGGGAAATTTGA
- the LOC108459254 gene encoding uncharacterized protein LOC108459254, whose translation MAASLLNKALKPIKHPNFLSALRSLNFSSIATAHGNPSDGPSSSSFAFDNANNNKEKDDNSIYIKPPTSNASTEKTTSVTMPMSFMTGSIVGKRFYEKVTTRESDDGVGWTVMLDYRTLKTPSKRPLKLPTLALAKAIAAEWEYQQTDGIRPFTMPLMKLACTALERVPLTRKKIIEHLMKKFDQDLVFCRAPEDNTLTAGVHARQVEKVDPLLSWLNSEFGFQPIVYSSFFGGKQGEGLSKAVENLLKKTDDCELAAIDALAAAAHSLVIALGIFRGKLQIEEAIELIRLEEDLQVDKWGLVEGGHDVDIADLKVQISSATVFLGLSRKNFFH comes from the exons ATGGCCGCTTCTCTTTTAAACAAAGCATTAAAACCCATTAAACATCCCAACTTCCTCTCGGCCCTCCGTTCTCTAAATTTCAGTTCTATCGCCACCGCCCATGGCAACCCCTCCGACGGTCCATCTTCTTCTTCCTTCGCATTCGACAACGCCAATAACAACAAAGAGAAAGACGATAATAGTATATACATAAAGCCACCGACTTCAAATGCGAGCACCGAAAAGACGACGTCGGTGACGATGCCGATGTCGTTCATGACTGGATCGATAGTTGGGAAGAGATTCTATGAGAAAGTTACTACGAGAGAGTCTGATGATGGAGTTGGATGGACTGTTATGCTTGATTATAGGACTCTTAAAACCCCTTCTAAAAGGCCTCTCAAGTTACCCACTTTGGCTCTTGCTAAGGCCATTGCTGCTGAATGGGAATATCAG CAAACAGATGGAATCAGACCCTTTacgatgccattgatgaaacttgCTTGCACGGCACTGGAAAGAGTTCCTCTCACACGCAAGAAGATCATTGAACATCTGATGAAGAAATTTGATCAGGACTTAGTGTTCTGTCGTGCACCAGAGGATAACACTTTGACGGCTGGTGTTCATG caaGGCAAGTTGAGAAAGTTGATCCTTTACTTTCTTGGTTAAATTCTGAATTTGGCTTTCAGCCTATTGTGTACTCTAGCTTCTTTGGTGGGAAGCAAGGGGAAGGTCTCTCAAAGGCTGTTGAAAACCTTCTGAAGAAGACAGATGACTGTGAATTGGCAGCAATTGATGCCCTTGCAGCTGCGGCACATTCATTGGTTATTGCTCTAGGAATTTTTCGTGGTAAATTGCAGATTGAGGAAGCAATCGAGTTGATTAGACTTGAGGAAGATTTGCAG GTGGATAAATGGGGTTTAGTAGAAGGTGGGCATGACGTTGACATTGCTGACCTCAAGGTACAAATCTCATCAGCAACCGTGTTCCTTGGTCTTTCTAGGAAGAacttttttcattga
- the LOC108458328 gene encoding succinate dehydrogenase [ubiquinone] iron-sulfur subunit 2, mitochondrial, whose protein sequence is MATNFIRRAMNMASRVSSPKVAPASRMVVVRPYASETEAQKVEPKAAASSNMKTFQIYRWNPDNPTKPQLQDYKIDLKECGPMVLDALIKIKNEIDPSLTFRRSCREGICGSCAMNINGCNGLACLTKIESGSLDTTITPLPHMFVIKDLVVDMTNFYNQYKSIEPWLKRKNPPPTAGKEILQSKKDRAKLDGMYECILCACCSTSCPSYWWNPESYLGPAALLHANRWISDSRDEYTKERLEAINDEFKLYRCHTILNCARACPKGLNPGKHIAHIKHLELTA, encoded by the exons ATGGCGACCAATTTTATTCGACGGGCGATGAATATGGCATCACGAGTGTCATCACCAAAGGTGGCTCCGGCGTCGAGGATGGTGGTGGTTAGGCCGTACGCTAGCGAAACAGAAGCTCAAAAGGTGGAACCAAAAGCCGCCGCCTCCTCCAACATGAAGACCTTCCAAATCTACCGATGGAATCCAGATAACCCTACCAAACCCCAGCTCCAAGACTACAAAATCGACTTAAAAGAATGCGGGCCTATGGTCCTTGACGCTCTCATCAAGATCAAGAACGAGATCGACCCATCGCTCACCTTCCGCCGCTCCTGCCGTGAAGGAATATGCGGCTCTTGTGCAATGAACATCAACGGCTGTAACGGCTTAGCTTGTCTGACCAAGATCGAATCAGGATCGTTGGATACCACTATAACGCCTCTGCCGCATATGTTCGTGATTAAAGATCTGGTGGTGGATATGACCAACTTTTATAATCAGTATAAGAGTATTGAACCGTGGTTGAAGAGGAAAAACCCGCCGCCGACGGCGGGAAAAGAGATTCTGCAGAGTAAAAAGGATAGAGCTAAGCTAGATGGGATGTATGAGTGTATTTTGTGTGCTTGTTGTAGCACTAGCTGTCCCAGCTATTGGTGGAATCCCGAGTCTTATCTAGGTCCTGCTGCTTTGCTCCATGCAAACAG ATGGATAAGCGACAGCCGAGATGAATACACAAAGGAGAGATTGGAGGCCATAAATGATGAGTTTAAGCTGTATCGTTGCCATACAATATTGAACTGTGCTCGTGCTTGTCCAAAGGGGCTGAACCCGGGAAAGCATATCGCACACATCAAGCATCTTGAGCTTACTGCTTGA